Proteins encoded in a region of the Eschrichtius robustus isolate mEscRob2 chromosome 14, mEscRob2.pri, whole genome shotgun sequence genome:
- the TTC39C gene encoding tetratricopeptide repeat protein 39C isoform X4 translates to MFFKGRIQRLECQINSALTSFHTALELAVDQREIQHVCLYEIGWCSMIELNFKDAFYSFERLKNESRWSQCYYAYLTAVCQGATGDVDGAQIVFKEVQKLFKRKNNQIEQFSVKKAERFRKQTPTKALCVLASIEVLYLWKALPNCSLPNLQRMSQACHEVDDSSVVGLKYLFLGAIHKCLGNSEDAVQFFQRAVKDELCRQNNLYVQPYACYELGCLLLDKPETVGRGRSLLLQAKEDFSGYDFENRLHVRIHAALASMRELVPQ, encoded by the exons tGTCAAATCAACAGTGCCTTGACTTCCTTCCATACTGCTCTGGAACTTGCAGTAGACCAGAGAGAAATCCAACATGTGTGTCTGTATGAAATTG GTTGGTGCAGCATGATAGAGCTGAATTTCAAGGATGCATTTTACTCCTTTGAGAGGCTAAAAAACGAGTCCCGGTGGTCCCAGTGCTATTACGCCTATTTAACCGCAG TTTGTCAGGGAGCCACCGGTGATGTGGACGGGGCACAGATTGTCTTTAAAGAAGTTCAGAAACtcttcaaaaggaaaaacaatcagATTGAACAGTTCTCAGTGAAAAAG GCAGAGAGATTTCGGAAACAAACCCCAACCAAAGCGCTGTGCGTGCTGGCGTCCATTGAAGTGTTGTACTTGTGGAAAGCCCTCCCCAACTGCTCCCTCCCCAACCTACAGAGGATGAGtcaag CTTGCCATGAAGTGGAtgattcatctgtcgttggattAAAGTATTTGTTTCTTGGTGCCATACACAAATGTCTAGGGAACTCAGAAGATGCTGTCCAG TTCTTTCAGCGAGCTGTTAAAGATGAGTTGTGTCGTCAGAATAACTTATATGTTCAGCCATATGCTTGCTATGAACTTGGCTGTCTTCTGTTAGACAAACCAGAG ACTGTAGGAAGAGGCAGAAGTCTCCTTCTTCAAGCAAAG GAGGATTTCTCTGGCTACGACTTTGAAAACAGATTGCACGTCCGTATCCATGCTGCTCTGGCTTCGATGAGGGAATTGGTTCCTCAGTGA